The following are encoded in a window of Pyxicephalus adspersus chromosome W, UCB_Pads_2.0, whole genome shotgun sequence genomic DNA:
- the LOC140342917 gene encoding neuroligin-3-like — MLELYFLYTMHVVGLSVVPMKQSLVLWVLSVAACVFSINAQVYSQTVNTYYGKLRGMQVSLPNNILGPVDQYLGVPYASPPVGEKRFLPPEPPPFWSGIRNATHFSPVCPQNIQNAVPDIMMPVWFTSNLDTVTGYLQEQSEDCLYLNIYVPTEDDIRDTGAKPVMMYIHGGSYMEGSGNMIDGSVLASYGNVIVITLNYRVGVLGFLSTGDQAAKGNYGLLDQIQALRWVSENVAFFGGDPQRITVFGSSIGASCVSLLTLSHHSEGLFQRAIIQSGSALSSWAVNYQPVKYTRLLAEKVGCNVLDTVDMVDCLRQKSAKELVEQDIQPARYHIAFGPVIDGDVIPDDPEILMEQGEFLNYDIMLGVNQGEGLKFVENVVDAEDGVSGSDFDYSVSNFVDNLYGYPEGKDTLRETIKFMYTDWADRDNPETRRKTLVALFTDHQWVEPSVVTADLHARYGSPTYFYAFYHHCQSLMKPAWADAAHGDELPYVFGVPMVGPTDLFPCNFSKNDVMLSAVVMTYWSNFAKTGDPNKPVPQDTKFIHTKANRFEEVAWSKYNPRDQLYLHIGLKPRVRDHYRATKVAFWKHLVPHLYNLHDMFHYTSTTTKVPPSDTMQNSHITRRPKVRDNIYPAISPTLNGPATKGLIVEPMDPVVIQDPRDYSTELSVTIAVGASLLFLNVLAFAALYYRNDKRRQDTQRQPSPQQATATRDPAHIPVPPEELNSLQINAGHPDCEAGGFSSHDNLRLATLSDYTLTLRRSPDDIQLMTPNTISMIPNSLVGLQSLHPYDTFSAGFNSTGLPYSHSTTRV, encoded by the exons ATGTTAGAGTTATACTTTCTATATACCATGCATGTAGTTGGGCTCAGTGTGGTCCCCATGAAGCAAAGTCTGGTCCTGTGGGTTCTAAGTGTGGCTGCCTGTGTATTCTCCATTAATGCCCAGGTATACTCTCAGACTGTTAACACATACTATGGCAAGCTGCGTGGAATGCAGGTGTCTTTACCTAACAACATATTGGGCCCTGTGGATCAGTACCTGGGGGTGCCTTATGCTTCACCCCCCGTGGGAGAGAAGCGTTTCCTTCCACCTGAGCCTCCTCCCTTCTGGTCAGGCATAAGGAATGCCACACATTTTTCGCCTGTGTGTCCACAGAACATACAAAACGCAGTGCCTGATATAATGATGCCGGTCTGGTTCACCTCAAACCTGGACACTGTGACCGGATATCTTCAGGAGCAGAGCGAGGACTGTCTATACCTTAACATCTATGTTCCTACAGAGGATG ATATCCGAGATACGGGAGCCAAACCGGTCATGATGTACATCCATGGAGGCTCATACATGGAGGGCAGCGGGAACATGATTGATGGAAGTGTACTTGCCAGCTACGGCAATGTCATTGTTATCACCTTGAACTATCGTGTGGGTGTTCTGG GCTTTCTGAGTACAGGAGATCAGGCAGCTAAAGGCAATTATGGGCTACTAGATCAGATCCAGGCTCTGCGTTGGGTCAGCGAGAATGTGGCATTTTTTGGTGGTGACCCCCAAAGAATAACAGTTTTTGGTTCCAGCATCGGAGCATCTTGTGTCAGCCTTCTCACGCTGTCTCATCACTCTGAAG GTCTGTTCCAGAGAGCTATCATACAAAGCGGATCAGCTCTTTCCAGCTGGGCCGTCAACTATCAACCTGTGAAATACACACGACTGCTCGCCGAGAAAGTAGGCTGCAATGTGTTAGACACCGTCGACATGGTGGATTGCTTGCGCCAGAAAAGTGCCAAAGAATTGGTGGAGCAAGATATCCAGCCAGCTCGGTATCACATCGCCTTTGGACCCGTCATCGATGGAGATGTCATTCCAGATGACCCAGAGATTCTCATGGAGCAAGGAGAATTCCTCAACTACGATATAATGCTTGGAGTCAACCAAGGGGAAGGGCTCAAGTTTGTGGAAAACGTGGTGGATGCAGAAGACGGTGTCTCCGGCAGTGACTTTGACTACTCAGTATCTAACTTTGTGGACAACCTGTATGGGTACCCAGAAGGCAAAGACACACTTCGTGAGACTATCAAGTTCATGTACACAGATTGGGCTGACCGAGATAATCCTGAGACTCGACGCAAAACCTTGGTGGCCTTGTTTACTGACCATCAGTGGGTGGAGCCTTCAGTGGTGACTGCTGATTTACACGCTCGTTACGGCTCGCCAacttatttttatgctttttaccaTCACTGTCAGAGTTTGATGAAACCAGCCTGGGCTGATGCTGCTCATGGTGATGAGTTACCCTATGTCTTCGGTGTCCCCATGGTGGGGCCTACAGATTTATTCCCATGCAATTTCTCCAAGAATGATGTCATGCTGAGTGCCGTAGTCATGACGTACTGGTCTAACTTTGCTAAAACCGG tgaccCCAACAAACCTGTGCCGCAGGATACAAAGTTCATCCATACCAAGGCAAACCGCTTTGAGGAGGTGGCATGGTCTAAATATAATCCGCGGGATCAGCTGTATCTACATATCGGCCTGAAGCCACGTGTGCGTGATCACTACCGAGCCACAAAGGTGGCGTTTTGGAAACACCTGGTTCCGCACCTTTATAATCTACATGACATGTTCCACTACACGTCTACTACGACCAAGGTGCCACCATCTGACACTATGCAGAATTCACATATTACCCGTAGGCCCAAGGTGAGGGATAATATTTATCCAGCTATCTCACCCACATTGAATGGTCCAGCAACCAAGGGGCTCATTGTGGAGCCAATGGATCCAGTGGTCATCCAGGATCCGAGGGACTATTCCACAGAGCTTAGTGTTACCATTGCTGTGGGTGCTTCTCTTTTATTCCTCAATGTTCTGGCTTTTGCCGCTCTGTATTACCGCAACGATAAGCGAAGACAGGACACACAGCGCCAGCCTAGTCCACAGCAAGCCACGGCTACCCGGGATCCAGCGCACATCCCTGTACCACCCGAGGAGCTAAATTCACTGCAAATAAATGCTGGACACCCTGATTGTGAGGCAGGAGGTTTCTCCAGCCATGACAACCTGCGTCTCGCCACACTTTCCGACTACACCCTTACATTACGTCGTTCCCCTGATGACATTCAACTCATGACACCTAACACCATCTCTATGATCCCAAATTCTCTGGTGGGACTGCAAAGCCTTCATCCCTACGACACCTTTTCTGCAGGCTTCAACAGTACCGGTCTCCCCTACTCACACTCTACCACCAGAGTATAG